In Crassostrea angulata isolate pt1a10 chromosome 6, ASM2561291v2, whole genome shotgun sequence, a genomic segment contains:
- the LOC128190533 gene encoding linear primary-alkylsulfatase-like → MNTVEFLFVLLVCALAAFVGYQVQLSSKKPELSTRVIRDMVAEKELVEHSKEFQKKEIRKVSDNIYMGIGYALGNAIMVIAPDGLIIVDVTESSMAAKEILAEFRKITQKPIKAIIYTHHHTDHIGGVGGFIEDPSNLPDIWAHEQLPLEIRKFHTTAYGAKFKRSMRQFGVFVTKDKFQNAGIGIQLNYGKAKDSMGFILPNKLLEEMELDTNIAGLDVRLMKIPGETSDQIGLWVPSYKAFMCADDIYRAFPNIYTIRGAPARDPVAWYTSLQRMLDLKPEYLVPSHTQPIIGKENVQKVLEVYRDGIQFVHDQAIRFINKGYSPDDVVKHVIMPDKLRLHSHLREFYGTVPWSVKGVFQLYLGWFSGDPVDLFPLSNSDKASRIVALAGGVSEVLSAAIKAWNDNDIQWALELASYVLVVDDRNAEARKLKVDCLTLLGMRNINAIASNYYITSALETSGALHLEIDDKHRAEIIQALGARELFELVTTMYKYEECGGRSDVVVFEITDKKELYTIQLRNFVAIMRADIRPEQYDLRVSTTEQAVKTMMAERIVNVRLRDLKDFKLEGSEEKFRSFMACFESDWNK, encoded by the exons ATGAACACGGTCGAGTTTTTGTTCGTACTTCTGGTGTGTGCCCTCGCTGCTTTTGTTGGGTATCAGGTTCAACTGTCATCCAAAAAaccagaattaagtactcgagTTATCCGGGATATGGTAGCCGAAAAAGAATTGGTGGAACATTCGAAAGAATTCCAGAAAAAGGAAATACGGAAG GTTTCGGACAACATCTACATGGGCATTGGCTATGCTTTGGGTAATGCCATCATGGTCATTGCTCCGGACGGCCTCATCATTGTTGACGTCACAGAAAGCAGTATGGCGGCAAAAGAAATTCTAGCAGAGTTCCGAAAAATCACACAGAAACCCATCAAAGCTATCATTTACACTCACCATCACACAGATCATATCGGGGGAGTGGGA GGTTTTATTGAAGATCCCTCCAACTTACCGGATATTTGGGCTCACGAACAACTTCCGCTGGAAATACGAAAGTTTCATACAACCGCCTATGGAGCAAAATTTAAGCGTTCAATGCGGCAGTTTGGGGTGTTTGTGACAAAGGATAAATTTCAGAACGCCGGAATTGGAATCCAGTTGAATTATGGCAAAGCAAAAGACTCTATGGGCTTCATTCTTCCAAATAAACTTCTCGAGGAAATGGAATTAGATACAAACATAGCAG GGTTAGACGTCCGGCTCATGAAAATTCCCGGGGAAACAAGTGATCAAATCGGTCTATGGGTCCCATCTTACAAGGCGTTTATGTGTGCAGATGATATATACCGAGCATTTCCGAACATCTATACCATTCGGGGCGCCCCAGCCAGGGACCCTGTCGCCTGGTACACGTCTTTACAAAGAATGTTGGATTTGAAACCAGAATATCTTGTACCCAGTCACACCCAGCCAATTATaggcaaagaaaatgtacagaaaGTCCTCGAGGTGTACAGAGATGGTATTCAGTTTGTTCATGATCAAGCCATTCGGTTTATCAACAAAGGTTATTCTCCAGATGATGTAGTCAAACACGTGATCATGCCTGATAAACTTCGTCTGCATTCTCACTTAAGAGAATTTTATGGCACAGTCCCATGGTCAGTTAAAGGTGTATTTCAACTGTATCTTGGTTGGTTTAGTGGCGATCCAGTTGACCTATTTCCGTTATCCAACTCGGATAAAGCTAGCCGTATAGTGGCGCTTGCAGGCGGTGTATCTGAAGTGTTGAGTGCGGCAATCAAGGCTTGGAATGACAACGATATACAATGGGCCCTTGAGTTAGCTTCATACGTTTTGGTGGTTGATGACAGGAATGCAGAGGCCAGAAAACTAAAGGTGGATTGTCTCACACTCCTAGGAATGCGGAACATTAATGCTATTGCAAGCAACTACTACATTACCAGTGCTCTGGAAACTTCAGGCGCATTGCATCTAGAAATCGACGATAAACACAGAGCGGAGATTATACAGGCACTCGGAGCGCGAGAGTTATTCGAACTGGTGACAACTATGTACAAATACGAAGAATGCGGAGGTCGTTCCGATGTAGTGGTGTTCGAAATCACTGATAAGAAGGAACTGTACACTATACAGCTGCGAAACTTTGTAGCCATCATGAGAGCCGACATCAGACCGGAACAATATGATCTCCGCGTGAGTACCACAGAACAAGCAGTGAAGACAATGATGGCGGAGAGGATTGTAAATGTACGCTTGCGAGATCTGAAGGATTTCAAACTTGAGGGTAGCGAAGAAAAATTCAGAAGTTTCATGGCTTGTTTTGAATCCGATTGGAATAAATGA